From Eptesicus fuscus isolate TK198812 chromosome 13, DD_ASM_mEF_20220401, whole genome shotgun sequence, the proteins below share one genomic window:
- the KCNE3 gene encoding potassium voltage-gated channel subfamily E member 3: METTNGTETWYHSLHAVLKALNATLHSNLLCRTGPDNLTEEQRANLPGRNDNSYMYILFVMFLFAATVGSLILGYTRSRKVDKRSDPYHVYIKNRVTMI, encoded by the coding sequence ATGGAGACCACCAATGGGACTGAGACCTGGTATCACAGTCTGCACGCTGTTCTGAAGGCTCTAAATGCCACTCTTCACAGCAACTTGCTCTGCCGGACAGGGCCAGACAACCTGACGGAGGAGCAGCGGGCTAACCTTCCTGGCCGCAATGACAACTCCTACATGTATATTCTCTTTGTCATGTTCCTATTTGCTGCCACTGTGGGCAGTCTCATCCTGGGATACACCCGCTCCCGCAAAGTGGACAAGCGCAGTGACCCCTACCACGTGTACATCAAGAACCGTGTGACTATGATCTGA